Genomic DNA from Corticium candelabrum chromosome 5, ooCorCand1.1, whole genome shotgun sequence:
AAGGCCATCACTCAATCGCTTATTACTAAACATTCTTTGTCGGATTCCGTGTCAACGCGATCTACGTCAGTGCCAACAACCGTTTCATCGCCCAGCACTGAATCAAATGTAGCCAGCACACAACTACCTACCGAAGTGCTTACACTTGGCGTCATTACAACGCGCAATGCGTCAGTACCCAAATCTGTTTCATTAACAACGACTGCTGAAGCGAGCACACAATTACCAAGCACAATTTCAACGACTACTCAAGCCAGTACACAATTACCAAGCACAATTTCTACGTTTGCGTCATCCAGAGAAGCTACAAAAACAGATGCATCTACTGCAAGTGCTTCAAGCAGACCTAAAACAGGAAAGAAAGAAATTGCCACTACATCGTCTCTATCTGTCTCGTCTAGTAGCTCTGCAAAAACAACTGTCTCAAAATCCGTATCTGTGTTGCACACTGGGACAGCACAAACTCGTCGCTCCGTCAGGTCTACACAGCCAAAGAAGACTTTAGCGACTACATATTCATCGATCGCTGCAGGCGAGTCAAAAGAAAACTCTTCAAGCACTGTAATGTACGCTGCAATTGCCGCTGTAGTTGGAAGTATTACCGTAATAGCGTCTGTAATATTTACATTTCTTTTCTGcaagaaaaagagaaacaagCCGAATTCCAACCAATTTCAAGCACATTCGTCAGGTAATAGATTCGTGGTTTTGCTCTGACGACCATTCATGTCTTGATTCGGCTTTTATTACAGAAAGTTCGAAATCAAACGGCGTTGGTCCAAACTTTGCAAAAGCAGGCGCTTACTTTACTAAACGCGGGTCAGCAGCAGACGTTACTCTTTACTGTGAGCCTACGACATGTACAGAAATGATAAACAATCCATTACGAGCACCAACCCAAAATAGAAGCGGAGTGGTTAATGGAGGTACTACGACAAGCTTTCACGGCTCAACAATGGATGGCGACGATTATTGCGAGCCTACAGCGTGTACAGCAACAATAAAGAAACCAATACGAGCACCAACCCAAAGTAAAAGCGGAATTGTTCATGAAAATACTACGACAAGCTCTCGCTCAACAAAGCAAGGGTTAAGAAAGAATGTCGACGTTTACTGCGAGCCTATCACAGCATCGACGAGCCAACCGACAGAAGAACTAGTCAAAGTTTTCGAAGATAAAGATTATTATCTAAGGTTTACTCCTGCagaaaacttgccaaataacaaacagtcgtgcaaacaacaaacgaaAAATTCGGTTGCAAAGAGAACTGCTACTGAAAATGAATATGTCAAAGCAAGACTAATTAGTGGCAACCCTTTGGTCAAAGATGGAGTCAAAACGGCCAAAGTTGTGACCAGGGTTGTTGATGCTGAAAACACTCAAATGTCTTACGAGTTACTTGCTGTACCGACAAGGAAGGGTAATATGAAAGAAGGTTACCGGAATATGGCTTATGAGAAAGACACAGACTTAGATGCTCCAGATGTAACTTCAAACGGGGAAGACGTTGACAAATCGACTTCTGCAATTGTGCGTGCGTTAAGTGTGCTGAAAAACctatatgtacatataatCCTTGCTGTATTATAGGAGAAGGATGATGATAAGTTTTGGGAACCGGCTACCACAGAACAGGAGCTTTACGGTCAACTTGAAGGGCAGAGATTTAGACACATCGATAGAAATGATgtcaaaaacagacaaaaaattgGATCAGGGTAAAAAATCAACAATTCAGTGtcaattttattaataaaaatgtaaCTGTGCTGCTTGTTTACAGAGAATTTGGCGTCGTAGAGAAGGCAACGTGGAGAGTGGTAAATCTGATCAATTGAAAGCTGAATGTGGTGAGTAACGTTTGATCTTAGAATGATCGAGATCATGTACCGGTGGCGGTGAAGACGCTGACGAATGAAGCTAATACCAGTGATCGCGTCAAATTTCTTCGTGAGGCGGCGATTACTGGTCAGTTCCGACATCCAAACGTCGTCCGTTTCTATGGTGTTGTTACCATAGGAACTCCGGTAAacataattttttattattatcaaatttttataatattaATCAACGTTGAGATAATCTTTTAGATAATGCTGGTCTTGGAATACATGCAGAATGGTGATCTAAAGAATTATCTCGAAAAACAAAAACTGaggtatgtacagtatgtattgCGTTTGTTGTCGCGTCACGTGATCTATACTTGTTCTCTTGACTGATGTAGCGGAAAGTGCTGCCGTTCGGGTTTTAAACAGACGTTATTGAAAATGTGTCGTGAAATTGCAAACGGAATGGAATATCTTTCGCGCAAGTCTTTCGTTCACAGAGTGAGAGCTGAATTGATTAAAATATGCTAATATAATTTCAATATTCTAACGACCATACTGTGTGTATAGGATTTAGCGGCAAGAAATATTTTGTTAAACAAAGAGTTGGCATGCAAGGTACACATTagttaactttaattaattgtaataaattttagttattgttgctgtttagATTGCAGATTTTGGGTTGGCACGTGAGGTGTCTGACGACACTTACTACACAATTACGGGCGGGAAATTGCCAATAAAATGGTGTGCTCCTGAGGTATGAAAATCAGCAAAATATATAAGAGTGACAGTACTAtacgtgtttgtttacttCAGATTTGGAATTATAAACGATTTTCGTCTGCCAGTGACGTGTGGAGCTATGGA
This window encodes:
- the LOC134180476 gene encoding focal adhesion kinase 1-like; this translates as MYAAIAAVVGSITVIASVIFTFLFCKKKRNKPNSNQFQAHSSESSKSNGVGPNFAKAGAYFTKRGSAADVTLYCEPTTCTEMINNPLRAPTQNRSGVVNGGTTTSFHGSTMDGDDYCEPTACTATIKKPIRAPTQSKSGIVHENTTTSSRSTKQGLRKNVDVYCEPITASTSQPTEELVKVFEDKDYYLRFTPAENLPNNKQSCKQQTKNSVAKRTATENEYVKARLISGNPLVKDGVKTAKVVTRVVDAENTQMSYELLAVPTRKGNMKEGYRNMAYEKDTDLDAPDVTSNGEDVDKSTSAIEKDDDKFWEPATTEQELYGQLEGQRFRHIDRNDVKNRQKIGSGEFGVVEKATWRVNDRDHVPVAVKTLTNEANTSDRVKFLREAAITGQFRHPNVVRFYGVVTIGTPIMLVLEYMQNGDLKNYLEKQKLSGKCCRSGFKQTLLKMCREIANGMEYLSRKSFVHRDLAARNILLNKELACKIADFGLAREVSDDTYYTITGGKLPIKWCAPEIWNYKRFSSASDVWSYGVVLYEVWSVGRRPFGVTKNNEVMKKIETGYRLPPPPGCSRSFYHLMIDCW